In Pelosinus sp. UFO1, one genomic interval encodes:
- a CDS encoding LysR family transcriptional regulator has translation MYFPGIEAFLAIVRTESISKAAESLHLSQATVSYRLKTLEQEMGGLLVERRKGASKIRLTPKGENFFSIAERWDALWRETQILQASGSQLSLAISAAESISQFVLPPVYGMLNQHTPPIRLQIRTQHTQEAFDSIERREMDVAFVVREIVSPSVTVKPFFAEEMVLLRLAVPGRQAGDTVEMGELAAEHEVFINWNREFQFRHDQWWDPLCPSRVHLDTAGLIATFLKDARQWTIVPASIGAHMMRIGDFVLQKLSASVPPRICYKVTHKFPNQALHDTLRILDNYLQDIFGIQ, from the coding sequence ATGTATTTTCCTGGGATTGAGGCGTTTTTAGCTATCGTACGGACCGAGAGTATAAGTAAGGCGGCCGAATCGTTGCACTTGTCACAAGCTACTGTAAGCTATCGGTTAAAGACCTTAGAGCAGGAAATGGGTGGCCTTTTGGTTGAGAGAAGAAAAGGGGCATCCAAAATCCGTCTGACACCAAAAGGGGAGAACTTTTTTAGCATTGCAGAAAGATGGGATGCTCTCTGGAGGGAAACACAAATCTTACAAGCCAGCGGTTCGCAGCTGAGTCTGGCAATTAGTGCTGCCGAAAGTATAAGTCAATTTGTTTTGCCTCCTGTATATGGCATGCTAAATCAGCATACCCCGCCGATCCGACTGCAAATTCGTACTCAACATACTCAGGAAGCATTTGATAGTATAGAAAGGCGCGAGATGGATGTGGCGTTTGTGGTGCGAGAGATAGTGTCGCCTAGTGTCACGGTTAAACCGTTTTTTGCTGAAGAAATGGTGCTGTTGCGTCTGGCTGTGCCGGGGCGGCAAGCTGGAGATACTGTTGAAATGGGAGAATTGGCGGCAGAGCACGAAGTCTTCATAAATTGGAACAGAGAGTTTCAATTCAGGCATGACCAGTGGTGGGATCCTCTTTGCCCTTCCCGTGTTCATCTGGACACGGCGGGACTCATCGCTACTTTTTTGAAGGACGCAAGACAATGGACTATAGTTCCCGCCTCTATTGGCGCGCATATGATGCGGATTGGAGATTTTGTTCTTCAGAAATTATCGGCATCGGTGCCTCCAAGGATATGCTATAAGGTAACTCACAAGTTTCCCAACCAGGCTTTACACGATACCCTTCGTATTCTTGATAACTATCTGCAAGATATATTTGGAATACAATGA